The Erigeron canadensis isolate Cc75 chromosome 4, C_canadensis_v1, whole genome shotgun sequence genome window below encodes:
- the LOC122598058 gene encoding receptor protein kinase TMK1-like — MTHVRQFDHLKIPLESIKSATNNFAQENFIGKGGFGKVYKGVIDHFRDQHTKVAVKRLERWCGQGDPEFWKEIMVLSLYRHENIVSLFGYCDAFNERILVYRYASKKSLDFYIDKEELSWVQRLHICIGAARGLAYLHAPTDTLLRVLHRDIKSSNILLDENWNAKIADFGLSKLAPVNKHFTYLISNAVGTFGYWDPVYAETGLLTKESDVYSFGVVLFEVLCGRLCIGKNNNDGQSFVQFVRQYYEENKISEIVFGKIKDQINHHSLNEYTKIAYQCLMRNREERPLMDDIVKALETALSSQCSDAGVGGEQTRIVGILNVKVLNGLELNLENPYVILKLKKWGDHLDSYCLPSMKKTTIWHGYKKRNSYWNEEFTLYVEDPDHQWLEIWVYNSSSIYNQVEIHEQVAVNSLQFSQLTHEIPHAQNVKLFSVKDGFFVGRYYRGEIKVETIYKPCTNYTIFEEVCPLQKAPTGTPQEGGLLVVIIHEADHLKPKHHSNPYVSLLFRGELRKSVPIKKTTKPKWQKEFTFMLEQPPTDEKLHLEVISTPWKKIIYRKEELMGYIDIKAVDAVKEKRIIKTYRLQHDVVSYGWLMVELQWRSFN, encoded by the exons ATGACTCACGTAAGACAATTTGACCACCTCAAAATCCCATTAGAAAGTATAAAATCAGCAACCAACAATTTTGCTCAAGAAAATTTCATTGGTAAAGGCGGATTCGGGAAAGTTTATAAGGGGGTAATCGACCATTTTAGGGACCAACACACCAAGGTTGCCGTGAAGCGTTTAGAACGTTGGTGTGGGCAAGGAGATCCAGAGTTTTGGAAAGAGATTATGGTGCTTTCCTTATACAGACATGAAAATATAGTTTCTCTCTTTGGGTATTGCGACGCTTTCAATGAGAGGATCCTCGTGTACAGGTATGCGTCTAAGAAAAGCCTCGACTTTTATATCGACAAAGAGGAACTAAGCTGGGTTCAACGGCTTCACATATGTATAGGAGCGGCACGTGGACTGGCATACCTGCATGCTCCTACTGATACCCTGCTTAGGGTATTGCATCGTGATATCAAGAGTTCTAATATATTATTAGACGAAAACTGGAATGCTAAAATCGCAGATTTTGGTCTCTCCAAATTAGCTCCTGTAAACAAACATTTCACATATCTTATCTCCAACGCTGTTGGCACATTTGGTTATTGGGATCCGGTCTATGCAGAGACAGGTTTATTAACGAAAGAGTCGGACGTTTACTCTTTTGGTGTAGTGTTATTTGAGGTATTATGTGGGAGGCTATGTATTGGCAAAAACAATAACGATGGTCAGTCTTTTGTACAATTTGTAAGACAATACtatgaagaaaacaaaataagtgaAATTGTTTTTGGCAAAATAAAGGATCAAATAAATCATCATTCTTTAAATGAGTATACAAAAATAGCTTATCAATGTTTAATGAGAAACCGTGAAGAACGTCCATTGATGGACGACATCGTCAAAGCACTTGAAACCGCACTTAGTAGTCAA TGCTCTGATGCAGGTGTCGGCGGTGAACAAACTCGCATTGTAGGAATATTGAATGTAAAAGTACTAAATGGATTGGAGCTTAATCTTGAAAATCCTTATGTGATACTCAAACTAAAGAAGTGGGGTGATCATTTAGACTCGTATTGCCTTCCATCCATGAAGAAAACGACCATATGGCACGGCTACAAGAAACGGAATTCATATTGGAATGAAGAATTCACTTTATATGTTGAAGATCCTGATCATCAATGGCTAGAAATATGGGTTTATAACAGCTCATCCATATATAATCAA GTAGAAATCCATGAACAAGTCGCGGTGAACAGCTTACAATTTAGCCAATTGACTCATGAAATTCCACATGCTCAAAATGTTAAGCTCTTTAGTGTGAAGGATGGCTTTTTTGTAGGGCGCTACTATCGAGGGGAAATCAAGGTCGAGACGATATACAAACCGTGCACAAATTACACTATCTTTGAAGAGGTATGTCCACTGCAAAAGGCTCCAACAGGGACTCCACAAGAGGGAGGATTGCTTGTCGTTATAATCCATGAAGCGGATCACCTTAAACCAAAGCATCACAGTAATCCATATGTTTCGTTGCTATTCCGAGGCGAATTAAGAAAAAGCGtg CCAATAAAGAAGACAACTAAACCAAAATGGCAAAAGGAGTTTACATTTATGTTGGAACAGCCACCAACGGACGAAAAACTGCATTTGGAAGTCATTAGTACTCCTtggaagaaaataatatatcgAAAG GAAGAATTGATGGGATATATTGATATAAAGGCTGTTGACGCTGTGAAAGAAAAACGGATCATCAAAACATACCGTCTTCAGCATGATGTAGTATCTTATGGTTGGCTTATGGTGGAGTTGCAATGGAGATCGTTTAACTAG
- the LOC122597184 gene encoding probable serine/threonine-protein kinase PBL28, producing the protein MTHVRQFDHLKIPLESIKSATNNFAQESLIGRGGFGKVYMGVIDHSTGQHTKVAFKRLDRVFGQGDPEFWKEIMLLSLYRHENIVSLLGYCDDFGEKILVYEYASKKSLDSYINSEELTWVQRLQICIGAARGLSYLHAPSDTQLRVLHRDIKSSNILVDENWNAKIADFGLSKFAPVNKDFTYLISNAVGTFGYCDPLYVETGLLTKESDVYSFGVVLFEYKG; encoded by the exons ATGACTCACGTAAGACAATTTGACCACCTCAAAATCCCATTAGAAAGTATAAAATCAGCAACCAACAATTTTGCTCAAGAAAGTTTGATTGGCCGAGGCGGATTTGGGAAAGTTTATATGGGAGTAATCGACCATTCCACAGGCCAACACACCAAGGTTGCTTTCAAGCGTTTAGATCGTGTTTTTGGGCAAGGAGATCCAGAGTTTTGGAAGGAgattatgttgctttccttatACAGACATGAAAATATAGTCTCTCTCTTAGGGTATTGTGACGATTTTGGGGAGAAGATCCTCGTGTACGAGTATGCATCTAAGAAAAGCCTCGACTCTTATATTAACAGTGAGGAACTAACTTGGGTTCAACGTCTTCAGATATGTATAGGGGCGGCACGTGGACTGTCATACCTGCATGCTCCTAGCGATACACAACTTAGAGTATTGCATCGCGATATTAAGAGCTCTAATATATTAGTAGATGAAAACTGGAATGCCAAAATCGCAGATTTTGGTCTCTCCAAATTTGCTCCTGTAAACAAAGATTTCACTTATCTTATATCCAATGCAGTTGGCACATTTGGTTATTGTGATCCGCTCTATGTAGAGACAGGGTTGTTAACAAAAGAGTCGGATGTTTACTCTTTTGGTGTAGTGTTGTTTGAG TATAAAGGATGA
- the LOC122598216 gene encoding probable serine/threonine-protein kinase PBL26 isoform X2, whose product MAHEKQFNHLKIPLEIIKSATNNFDKENLIGEGGFGKVYKGLINHSMGQHTKVAFKRLDHAFGHGAPEFWKEIMLLSLYTHENIVSLLGYCDDFGEKILVYEYASKKSLDLYINSGELSWVQRLHICIGAARGLAHLHTPSDTQLRVLHRDIKSSNILLDDNWNARISDFGLSKFAPVNKHFTYLISHAVGTFGYCDPVYVETGLLTKESDVYSFGVVLFEVLCGRLCIGSNNGDHQSFVGFVQKCYEENKIKEIVFANIKDEINHHSLEQFTKIAYQCLVKNREERPLMNEILKALASALKHQLQMLASNGSKQTPIVGILNVTVLKGLGLDIENPYVILKLKNLRDKLESYCLPSVKKTTICYGYKKGDPHWNEEFTLYVEDLENQLLEIWVYNKRSSTCKQVEIHKQVGKQDLRCSDITSGTPKTKKIWLFNLDDCWGVRTYRGEIMVKVMYEPCTNYTIFEEVCPLQKAPTWTPQEGGLLVVIIHEADRLEFKHHINPYVSLLFLGNKERI is encoded by the exons atggctCACGAAAAACAGTTTAACCACCTCAAAATCCCATTAGAAATTATAAAATCAGCAACCAATAATTTCGATAAAGAAAATTTGATTGGCGAAGGCGGATTTGGGAAAGTTTACAAGGGACTAATCAACCATTCCATGGGCCAACACACCAAGGTTGCTTTCAAGCGTTTAGATCATGCGTTTGGGCATGGAGCTCCCGAGTTTTGGAAGGAaattatgttgctttccttatACACACATGAAAATATAGTCTCTCTCTTAGGGTATTGTGATGATTTTGGCGAGAAGATCCTCGTGTACGAGTATGCATCTAAGAAAAGCCTTGACTTGTATATAAACAGCGGCGAACTAAGTTGGGTTCAACGTCTTCACATATGTATTGGGGCGGCTCGTGGACTGGCACACTTACATACTCCTAGTGATACCCAACTTAGAGTATTGCATCGAGATATTAAGAGTtctaatatattattagatGACAACTGGAATGCCAGAATCTCAGATTTTGGTCTCTCCAAATTTGCCCCTGTAAACAAACATTTCACATATCTTATCTCCCACGCTGTTGGCACATTTGGTTATTGTGATCCGGTCTATGTAGAGACTGGCTTATTAACAAAAGAGTCGGATGTTTACTCTTTTGGTGTAGTTTTGTTTGAGGTATTATGTGGGAGGCTGTGTATTGGCAGCAACAATGGCGATCATCAATCTTTTGTGGGATTTGTGCAAAAATGTtatgaagaaaacaaaataaaggaAATTGTTTTTGCCAAcataaaagatgaaataaatCATCATTCTTTGGAGCAATTTACAAAAATAGCTTATCAATGTTTAGTGAAAAACCGTGAAGAACGTCCATTGATGAATGAGATCCTCAAAGCACTTGCAAGTGCACTTAAACATCAA TTGCAGATGTTGGCGTCGAATGGTAGTAAACAAACTCCAATTGTTGGAATCTTGAATGTAACAGTACTAAAAGGATTGGGGCTTGATATTGAGAATCCTTATGTGATACTCAAACTAAAGAACTTGAGAGATAAATTAGAGTCATATTGCCTTCCATCCGTGAAGAAAACGACCATATGCTACGGCTACAAGAAAGGGGATCCGCATTGGAATGAGGAATTCACACTATATGTTGAAGATCTTGAAAATCAACTGCTAGAAATATGGGTTTATAACAAGCGCTCATCAACATGTAAACAA gtAGAAATCCATAAGCAAGTCGGGAAGCAGGATTTAAGATGTAGTGACATTACATCTGGAACTCCAAAGACTAAAAAAATCTGGCTCTTCAACCTGGATGACTGTTGGGGGGTGCGCACCTATCGAGGGGAAATCATGGTGAAAGTTATGTACGAACCATGCACAAATTACACTATCTTTGAAGAGGTATGTCCACTGCAAAAGGCTCCAACATGGACTCCTCAAGAGGGAGGATTGCTTGTCGTTATAATCCATGAAGCGGATCGCCTTGAATTCAAGCATCACATCAATCCATATGTTTCGCTGCTATTCCTAG GCAATAAAGAGCGCATATGA
- the LOC122598216 gene encoding serine/threonine-protein kinase BSK4-like isoform X1: MAHEKQFNHLKIPLEIIKSATNNFDKENLIGEGGFGKVYKGLINHSMGQHTKVAFKRLDHAFGHGAPEFWKEIMLLSLYTHENIVSLLGYCDDFGEKILVYEYASKKSLDLYINSGELSWVQRLHICIGAARGLAHLHTPSDTQLRVLHRDIKSSNILLDDNWNARISDFGLSKFAPVNKHFTYLISHAVGTFGYCDPVYVETGLLTKESDVYSFGVVLFEVLCGRLCIGSNNGDHQSFVGFVQKCYEENKIKEIVFANIKDEINHHSLEQFTKIAYQCLVKNREERPLMNEILKALASALKHQLQMLASNGSKQTPIVGILNVTVLKGLGLDIENPYVILKLKNLRDKLESYCLPSVKKTTICYGYKKGDPHWNEEFTLYVEDLENQLLEIWVYNKRSSTCKQVEIHKQVGKQDLRCSDITSGTPKTKKIWLFNLDDCWGVRTYRGEIMVKVMYEPCTNYTIFEEVCPLQKAPTWTPQEGGLLVVIIHEADRLEFKHHINPYVSLLFLGESRKTVAIKSAYDPKWQEEFTFMLEQPPTNEKLRLEVISSPWKKIIFRKEESMGYVDIMVVDVVKERRIIKRYRLQNVSWGFLTVELQWRSPN, translated from the exons atggctCACGAAAAACAGTTTAACCACCTCAAAATCCCATTAGAAATTATAAAATCAGCAACCAATAATTTCGATAAAGAAAATTTGATTGGCGAAGGCGGATTTGGGAAAGTTTACAAGGGACTAATCAACCATTCCATGGGCCAACACACCAAGGTTGCTTTCAAGCGTTTAGATCATGCGTTTGGGCATGGAGCTCCCGAGTTTTGGAAGGAaattatgttgctttccttatACACACATGAAAATATAGTCTCTCTCTTAGGGTATTGTGATGATTTTGGCGAGAAGATCCTCGTGTACGAGTATGCATCTAAGAAAAGCCTTGACTTGTATATAAACAGCGGCGAACTAAGTTGGGTTCAACGTCTTCACATATGTATTGGGGCGGCTCGTGGACTGGCACACTTACATACTCCTAGTGATACCCAACTTAGAGTATTGCATCGAGATATTAAGAGTtctaatatattattagatGACAACTGGAATGCCAGAATCTCAGATTTTGGTCTCTCCAAATTTGCCCCTGTAAACAAACATTTCACATATCTTATCTCCCACGCTGTTGGCACATTTGGTTATTGTGATCCGGTCTATGTAGAGACTGGCTTATTAACAAAAGAGTCGGATGTTTACTCTTTTGGTGTAGTTTTGTTTGAGGTATTATGTGGGAGGCTGTGTATTGGCAGCAACAATGGCGATCATCAATCTTTTGTGGGATTTGTGCAAAAATGTtatgaagaaaacaaaataaaggaAATTGTTTTTGCCAAcataaaagatgaaataaatCATCATTCTTTGGAGCAATTTACAAAAATAGCTTATCAATGTTTAGTGAAAAACCGTGAAGAACGTCCATTGATGAATGAGATCCTCAAAGCACTTGCAAGTGCACTTAAACATCAA TTGCAGATGTTGGCGTCGAATGGTAGTAAACAAACTCCAATTGTTGGAATCTTGAATGTAACAGTACTAAAAGGATTGGGGCTTGATATTGAGAATCCTTATGTGATACTCAAACTAAAGAACTTGAGAGATAAATTAGAGTCATATTGCCTTCCATCCGTGAAGAAAACGACCATATGCTACGGCTACAAGAAAGGGGATCCGCATTGGAATGAGGAATTCACACTATATGTTGAAGATCTTGAAAATCAACTGCTAGAAATATGGGTTTATAACAAGCGCTCATCAACATGTAAACAA gtAGAAATCCATAAGCAAGTCGGGAAGCAGGATTTAAGATGTAGTGACATTACATCTGGAACTCCAAAGACTAAAAAAATCTGGCTCTTCAACCTGGATGACTGTTGGGGGGTGCGCACCTATCGAGGGGAAATCATGGTGAAAGTTATGTACGAACCATGCACAAATTACACTATCTTTGAAGAGGTATGTCCACTGCAAAAGGCTCCAACATGGACTCCTCAAGAGGGAGGATTGCTTGTCGTTATAATCCATGAAGCGGATCGCCTTGAATTCAAGCATCACATCAATCCATATGTTTCGCTGCTATTCCTAGGCGAGTCAAGAAAAACCGTG GCAATAAAGAGCGCATATGATCCGAAATGGCAGGAGGAGTTTACATTTATGTTGGAACAGCCACCAACGAACGAAAAATTACGGTTGGAAGTCATTAGTTCTCCTTGGAAGAAAATAATATTTCGAAAG GAAGAATCGATGGGTTATGTTGATATAATGGTCGTTGATGTTGTGAAAGAAAGACGGATCATCAAACGTTATCGTCTTCAAAATGTAAGTTGGGGTTTCCTGACGGTGGAGTTGCAATGGAGATCGCCGAACTAG